Proteins encoded in a region of the Tumebacillus sp. BK434 genome:
- a CDS encoding (Fe-S)-binding protein, producing MAWIKVLLFLMLAGVAGYYSMQALYRRYQYLMLGAEENRFDDSDARVKGFFKYVLGQGKVLAEPAGIGHFIIFYGFIIISIGALDFFAHHLTGYHIPGLGSSFFTAMHETANILVLVALAIAAVRRYILKPMRLDVTAEAGYIVGAIALLILSDFVYWGAADALTGHDPGFIAPVAGALASAFAGLSETALLAIKEIMFWFHTLVLLGFTVYIPRSKHLHMIGAMFNVYFRKTDSRPAGKLKKLDLEDESIEEFGVGRIDQFSWRQLLDGYACTECGRCHVNCPATLSGTPLSPKYLILKMKDHLIDVGDSLLEAKVQGAAGTGVEVAATAELPVLIGEEPGQGIYSEDEIWACTTCRACEEACPVFNEHVDKIIDMRRYLVLTEGKAEPEVNRAFQNLERQSNEWGQNRSTRGDWAKGLDIPLMSEVEGEVEWLFYVGSSASFDVRNQKIAQAFARLMKEAGVSFAILGAEEESDGDSARRLGNEFLYQSLAEANVEIFKEYGVKKIVTTCPHAYNTFKNEYSDFGFEADDVLHHTEMLAQLIDAGKLSPLHDVDHLLTFHDSCYLGRYNGIYTAPRYIITKIPGVRLVEMERNKGKSMCCGAGGGGLFKEDTGTERINVMRTEQAMETGATAIGTACPYCMTMITDGTKAKNVEENLPVYDVVELLEMSVFGAKQ from the coding sequence ATGGCGTGGATTAAAGTGCTTTTGTTCCTGATGCTCGCTGGGGTTGCAGGTTACTATAGCATGCAGGCGCTGTATCGCCGCTATCAGTACCTGATGCTCGGCGCCGAAGAAAACCGCTTTGACGACAGCGATGCGCGTGTCAAAGGTTTCTTCAAATACGTGCTCGGCCAAGGCAAAGTCCTGGCTGAACCGGCCGGTATCGGTCACTTTATCATCTTCTACGGCTTCATTATCATCTCGATCGGTGCGCTGGACTTCTTTGCGCATCACCTGACCGGGTATCACATTCCGGGCCTCGGGTCGAGCTTCTTCACCGCGATGCATGAGACGGCGAACATCCTGGTGCTCGTCGCGCTTGCCATCGCTGCCGTTCGCCGCTATATCCTGAAGCCGATGCGCCTCGACGTGACGGCAGAAGCCGGCTACATCGTCGGCGCGATCGCGCTGCTCATTCTGTCCGACTTCGTCTACTGGGGTGCGGCAGACGCGCTGACCGGCCACGATCCGGGCTTTATCGCTCCGGTCGCAGGCGCACTGGCGTCCGCCTTCGCCGGCCTGTCGGAAACGGCGCTGCTGGCGATCAAAGAAATCATGTTCTGGTTCCACACGCTCGTGCTGCTCGGCTTCACGGTCTACATCCCGCGCTCCAAGCACTTGCACATGATCGGTGCGATGTTTAACGTCTACTTCCGCAAGACCGATTCCCGTCCGGCCGGCAAGCTGAAAAAGCTCGACCTCGAAGACGAATCGATCGAAGAGTTTGGCGTTGGCCGCATCGACCAGTTCTCCTGGCGACAACTGCTCGACGGCTATGCCTGCACCGAGTGCGGCCGTTGCCATGTCAACTGCCCGGCTACGCTGTCCGGCACGCCGCTGTCTCCGAAATACCTGATCCTGAAGATGAAAGACCACCTGATCGACGTCGGCGACTCCCTGCTCGAAGCGAAAGTGCAAGGCGCAGCAGGCACCGGCGTAGAAGTGGCAGCAACGGCAGAACTGCCGGTGCTGATCGGGGAAGAGCCGGGCCAAGGCATCTACTCCGAAGACGAGATCTGGGCTTGCACCACCTGCCGCGCTTGTGAAGAAGCGTGCCCGGTGTTCAACGAGCACGTCGACAAGATCATCGACATGCGCCGCTACCTCGTCCTCACCGAAGGCAAGGCCGAGCCGGAAGTCAACCGTGCGTTCCAAAACCTCGAGCGCCAGTCTAACGAGTGGGGCCAAAACCGTTCCACCCGCGGCGACTGGGCGAAAGGCCTCGACATCCCCTTGATGTCAGAAGTCGAAGGCGAAGTCGAGTGGCTGTTCTACGTCGGCTCCTCCGCATCGTTCGACGTGCGCAACCAGAAGATCGCCCAGGCGTTCGCGCGCCTGATGAAAGAAGCCGGCGTCTCCTTCGCCATCCTCGGCGCTGAAGAAGAGTCGGACGGCGACTCCGCACGCCGCCTCGGCAACGAGTTCCTGTACCAGTCGCTCGCCGAAGCAAACGTGGAGATCTTCAAAGAGTACGGCGTGAAGAAAATTGTCACCACCTGCCCGCACGCGTACAATACCTTCAAGAACGAATACTCGGATTTCGGCTTTGAAGCGGACGACGTGCTGCACCATACCGAAATGCTGGCTCAACTGATCGATGCAGGCAAACTGTCGCCGCTGCACGATGTCGACCACCTGCTGACCTTCCATGACTCTTGCTACCTGGGCCGCTACAACGGCATCTACACCGCACCGCGCTACATCATCACCAAGATCCCGGGCGTGCGCCTGGTCGAGATGGAGCGCAACAAAGGCAAGAGCATGTGCTGCGGCGCAGGCGGTGGCGGTCTGTTCAAAGAAGACACCGGCACCGAGCGCATCAACGTCATGCGCACCGAGCAGGCGATGGAAACCGGCGCTACGGCGATCGGCACCGCGTGCCCGTACTGCATGACGATGATCACCGACGGGACGAAAGCGAAAAACGTGGAAGAGAACCTTCCGGTCTACGACGTGGTCGAGCTGCTCGAAATGTCTGTCTTCGGCGCGAAACAGTAA
- a CDS encoding ABC transporter permease subunit: MNAAREAMKDRLLYQLAWTLLLSLVFVAVFGSYLMPHEITAEHKVGITYEMVNGVKTPISPPFGPDWSHPLGTDHRGYDVLSLLLNGAKYTLGFAFLVTLVRFLIALPLGLYSGSTGRGGKIIQTLQLITTGVPSLLFIFPTLYGLSRLLGMNEGMNPNDPKIMMFAFLLFALLVLIGVFQVAHQMAERARFFAAKEYIGAAKTMGASTTRIVFRHLMPHLRPDMWFALLTDFIQVLFLLGQLAVLNIFLGGGERFVFDDGPPAQFMTLTMTGEWGGMISYGSRALRQYPWILFGAGLFLTLSILILSFFSKQLQKRLARPYLYRTKPLLQNKPVLALGTAVVAACVLIVVFLPNKSPTVITATAQVQQETVDPIKQEFEKQIKRQEQGMKDTATGIIKNLKEGKWNYAQAYIYLDPGRRGSYLSNYEKPFAPFDGWMAKLQAGYEFVEFGAITRSDKQLELNETTKIDLLQIEIKVKGPNGEQETWYLPMNGNRAVGELTKPENSK, translated from the coding sequence ATGAACGCCGCCAGAGAAGCCATGAAAGACCGCCTGCTCTATCAGCTGGCCTGGACGCTGCTGCTCTCCCTCGTGTTTGTCGCCGTATTTGGCTCGTACCTGATGCCGCACGAGATCACCGCCGAGCACAAAGTCGGCATCACCTATGAGATGGTCAACGGCGTCAAAACGCCGATCTCGCCGCCGTTTGGCCCGGACTGGTCGCATCCGCTCGGCACCGACCACCGCGGGTATGACGTCTTGTCGCTCCTGCTGAACGGGGCGAAATACACGCTGGGCTTTGCCTTTCTCGTCACGCTCGTCCGCTTCCTGATCGCGCTGCCGCTGGGGCTGTACTCCGGCTCGACCGGGCGCGGCGGCAAGATCATTCAGACGCTGCAGCTGATCACGACGGGCGTGCCGTCCCTGCTGTTCATTTTCCCGACTTTGTACGGGCTGTCGAGGCTGCTCGGGATGAACGAAGGGATGAATCCGAATGATCCGAAGATCATGATGTTTGCGTTTCTGCTGTTCGCGCTGCTCGTGCTGATCGGCGTGTTTCAAGTTGCGCACCAGATGGCGGAGCGCGCCCGCTTCTTCGCCGCCAAAGAGTACATCGGCGCGGCAAAGACGATGGGCGCATCCACGACGCGGATCGTCTTCCGCCACCTGATGCCGCATCTGCGCCCCGACATGTGGTTTGCGCTGTTGACCGATTTCATCCAAGTGCTGTTCCTGCTCGGTCAGCTCGCCGTCCTGAACATCTTTCTCGGCGGCGGGGAGCGCTTCGTCTTCGATGACGGGCCGCCGGCGCAGTTCATGACGCTGACGATGACCGGCGAATGGGGCGGGATGATCTCCTACGGTTCTCGCGCGCTGCGCCAATATCCGTGGATTCTCTTCGGGGCCGGGCTGTTCCTGACCCTGTCGATCCTGATCCTCTCCTTCTTCTCCAAGCAGCTGCAAAAACGCCTGGCGCGCCCGTACTTGTACCGCACCAAGCCGCTTTTGCAAAACAAGCCGGTCCTGGCGCTCGGCACTGCCGTCGTTGCAGCCTGCGTGCTGATCGTCGTCTTCCTGCCGAACAAGTCGCCGACCGTCATCACCGCCACCGCACAGGTGCAGCAGGAGACGGTCGACCCGATCAAACAGGAGTTCGAAAAGCAGATCAAGCGGCAGGAACAAGGTATGAAAGACACGGCGACCGGCATCATCAAGAACTTGAAAGAGGGCAAATGGAACTACGCGCAAGCCTATATCTACCTCGATCCCGGCCGCAGAGGGAGCTATTTGTCGAACTACGAGAAGCCGTTCGCGCCGTTTGACGGCTGGATGGCCAAGTTGCAAGCAGGCTATGAATTTGTAGAGTTCGGCGCGATCACCCGCTCCGACAAACAGTTAGAGCTCAACGAAACCACCAAAATCGACCTGCTCCAGATCGAGATCAAAGTCAAAGGTCCCAACGGCGAGCAGGAGACATGGTACCTCCCGATGAACGGCAACCGCGCCGTCGGCGAACTGACCAAGCCGGAGAACTCGAAGTAA
- a CDS encoding ABC transporter permease subunit — protein MIEKESMVIGMKTMYLRASLVVVFVILGVFFLSNLHKGIERFEPDQVRVSVKKGTFEELRSRYPEISVLDETTGLIGLPYGENQSYVAKFQKDNSIGGVTMIPVKPHFSFKLYRHAVTTNLQEMLDGKFGELVYVERPGRAYSINHLLPDMLLRSLSYFAPALTGGMVLGILFALMATRFHALAGIFDKLHVLIMSLPDVFLVVALQTVAILLSKAAGHNVILIMQYVNQIPFLIPFLSIMILPFMITYGTLRNGFEREWEQGYVKTAYSKGLTKRMVVLRHLFRNTLDDLLSVIPRIVSISVASLVIVEIMTGIFGLGGYAINPYILSVTSLPTTCILLAGFVLLTHGAVALLRNKLIISTKEGS, from the coding sequence GTGATAGAAAAAGAAAGCATGGTGATAGGTATGAAAACAATGTATTTGAGAGCTTCTCTGGTTGTTGTTTTCGTAATATTAGGAGTTTTCTTCTTAAGCAATCTGCATAAAGGGATCGAACGCTTCGAGCCTGACCAAGTGCGCGTGTCAGTGAAAAAGGGTACTTTCGAAGAATTGCGATCACGGTATCCGGAGATCTCTGTACTTGATGAGACAACAGGATTAATCGGGCTTCCCTACGGTGAGAACCAATCCTATGTCGCCAAATTCCAAAAGGATAACAGCATTGGCGGGGTCACCATGATCCCGGTCAAACCTCACTTTTCATTCAAATTGTACAGGCATGCCGTCACAACCAATCTGCAGGAGATGTTGGATGGGAAGTTTGGCGAGCTGGTCTATGTGGAAAGGCCTGGGCGAGCGTACTCGATCAATCACTTACTTCCGGATATGCTGTTGCGGTCCTTGTCTTATTTCGCTCCCGCCCTGACCGGTGGAATGGTGCTGGGCATCCTCTTTGCCCTGATGGCAACTCGCTTTCACGCTCTTGCCGGGATCTTTGACAAGCTTCACGTGTTGATCATGAGCCTGCCCGACGTCTTTTTGGTGGTTGCCTTGCAGACGGTCGCTATCCTTCTTTCGAAAGCGGCCGGCCATAATGTAATCCTGATCATGCAGTACGTGAATCAGATTCCCTTTCTCATCCCGTTCCTCTCGATCATGATACTTCCCTTTATGATCACATATGGCACTCTGCGCAACGGTTTCGAACGGGAATGGGAGCAAGGGTATGTGAAAACGGCTTACTCAAAAGGTCTTACGAAGCGCATGGTCGTGTTGCGGCATTTGTTTCGGAATACGCTGGACGACCTGTTGTCTGTGATTCCCCGCATCGTTTCAATCAGCGTGGCGAGTTTGGTAATCGTCGAGATCATGACCGGAATCTTCGGTTTGGGCGGTTATGCGATCAATCCTTATATTTTGAGCGTCACGTCTTTGCCCACGACCTGTATTCTGTTAGCCGGTTTCGTTCTCCTGACCCATGGGGCTGTGGCGCTTCTTCGTAATAAGTTGATTATTTCAACGAAAGAGGGGTCGTAG
- a CDS encoding PH domain-containing protein: MILVVLLADDMTWFTIAFLLACAGGLLYNGLYRPPRQFVRYELGRYELVIHSDKGKWLLPYEKVKAITVQSFLEKPFAIEGEIYRGYAYGLFRLGSYEAALYATRRDRLVLLDTEDGLIGLTPAAEVEDAFVAELAAKSNAMRVPDGFAVSKGRGYVPAHAKKSPAIWPIVLFGFLLNLVIAKFEDAFVFSGSFWFDAGSIALVVVAVLLYRPLLRLHRLQPWLFPVLSAILTLMMFAI, encoded by the coding sequence ATGATTTTGGTCGTGCTGCTGGCCGATGATATGACGTGGTTCACCATCGCGTTTCTGCTGGCTTGTGCCGGCGGTCTGCTCTACAACGGCTTGTACCGGCCGCCCCGGCAGTTTGTCCGCTACGAGCTGGGGCGCTATGAACTGGTCATCCATTCGGACAAAGGAAAATGGCTCCTGCCCTATGAGAAGGTGAAAGCGATCACCGTGCAGAGCTTTTTGGAAAAGCCGTTCGCCATCGAAGGCGAGATTTACCGCGGCTATGCCTACGGGCTGTTCCGTCTGGGCAGCTACGAAGCGGCGCTGTATGCGACGCGCCGCGACCGGCTCGTGCTGCTCGACACGGAGGACGGACTGATCGGACTGACCCCGGCCGCCGAAGTGGAAGACGCGTTTGTAGCCGAGCTGGCGGCAAAAAGCAACGCGATGCGCGTTCCGGACGGTTTTGCCGTGTCCAAAGGCCGCGGCTACGTTCCCGCGCACGCCAAAAAATCGCCGGCGATCTGGCCGATCGTCCTGTTCGGCTTTCTGCTGAATCTGGTCATTGCCAAGTTCGAAGATGCGTTTGTGTTCAGCGGGTCGTTTTGGTTTGACGCAGGCTCCATCGCGCTGGTTGTGGTCGCAGTGCTGCTCTACCGTCCGCTGTTGCGCCTGCATCGGCTGCAGCCGTGGCTGTTCCCGGTGCTCAGCGCCATCCTGACCCTGATGATGTTTGCCATTTAG
- a CDS encoding MauE/DoxX family redox-associated membrane protein, with protein MDVFVLLVRVLLAGMFLSAGLSKRKQIDEHIAIVKEYRILPGKWVSSFVKLEIAFEVLAGVLLIVGILTSLSLVLALLLFTSYTIAIVVNLLRGRNEISCGCGGVAGNHKISWWLVVRNAVLMMGSASALYTGSALGNVQSLLEGQKWSAIYGYEYFMILLAAVVVLMTYLLLTDLIGVGKRMNQLFEE; from the coding sequence ATGGACGTATTTGTTTTGTTGGTCCGGGTGTTGCTGGCCGGAATGTTTTTAAGTGCAGGACTTTCCAAGCGAAAGCAGATTGATGAACACATTGCGATCGTCAAGGAGTATCGCATTCTCCCAGGAAAATGGGTCTCCAGCTTCGTGAAATTGGAAATTGCTTTCGAAGTATTGGCTGGAGTTCTCTTGATCGTTGGTATACTTACCAGTTTGTCTCTTGTCCTCGCATTGCTGCTGTTCACTTCCTATACAATCGCGATAGTTGTCAACTTGCTGCGTGGAAGGAACGAGATTTCTTGCGGTTGCGGCGGCGTTGCGGGTAATCATAAGATTTCCTGGTGGTTAGTCGTGAGGAACGCAGTTTTAATGATGGGCAGCGCGAGCGCCTTGTATACCGGCAGCGCTTTAGGAAATGTCCAATCTTTGCTGGAAGGGCAGAAGTGGAGCGCGATCTATGGGTATGAGTACTTTATGATCTTGTTAGCGGCAGTTGTCGTGCTGATGACGTATCTTCTCTTGACTGATTTGATTGGAGTCGGCAAAAGAATGAATCAATTATTTGAAGAGTAG
- the kynB gene encoding arylformamidase, giving the protein MKIYDITMPVSEQTAPFPGDTPFGQEWVLTMREGGSCNVSKITMSPHLGTHADAPYHYHDEGATTEQADLNLYIGAALVVAVPPMPLVTLAFVQKLELNGVERLLFHTGSSPDPHVFCTDFTAIAPEAASYLAGQGVRLVGIDTPSVDPADSKTLDAHNAFFKSGLHILENLRLDGVPPGRYELIALPLHLVGSDASPVRAILRQL; this is encoded by the coding sequence ATGAAAATCTACGACATCACCATGCCCGTCTCCGAGCAGACCGCGCCGTTTCCGGGGGACACCCCGTTTGGGCAGGAGTGGGTGTTGACGATGCGGGAAGGCGGTTCCTGCAACGTTTCGAAGATCACGATGAGCCCGCACCTAGGCACCCATGCCGACGCGCCGTACCACTACCATGACGAAGGGGCGACGACCGAGCAGGCCGACCTGAACCTGTACATCGGCGCAGCGCTGGTCGTCGCCGTGCCGCCGATGCCGCTCGTGACGCTCGCGTTCGTGCAAAAGCTGGAGTTGAACGGCGTCGAGCGCCTGCTGTTCCACACAGGTTCCTCCCCCGACCCGCATGTCTTTTGCACCGATTTTACCGCCATCGCGCCGGAAGCGGCGTCGTACCTCGCCGGGCAGGGCGTGCGGCTGGTCGGCATCGACACACCGTCTGTCGATCCGGCCGACAGCAAGACGCTCGATGCGCACAACGCGTTCTTCAAAAGCGGGCTGCACATCTTGGAGAACCTGCGCCTCGACGGGGTGCCGCCTGGCCGTTATGAGCTGATCGCCTTGCCGTTGCACCTGGTCGGCAGCGATGCTTCACCTGTGCGTGCGATATTGCGCCAATTGTAA
- a CDS encoding ABC transporter ATP-binding protein, whose product MAQRRLLQAFLFVWTQGKWWLFLSVLYGVLQGLSPMAAIWLTKELINTIVMFLNDNEARYGLVLIFLIGQFSLAVFTSMLKYVQEYTDFRMENHMGHYVQLLMTKRAAAVPFHYYDLPAFHHHYERIQGSGSRILSPIKNVMQVLTAVITLVSMMIYMLSIHWLLALSVIVVAVPQLYIQTKLGHQRFWLNRRQTPTAREANYIARLFSDRQSAKEIRLFGLVDHLLRRWSSRYLKNAREQMSLLTKQQKSNLGLDAMSAAFYIISALLIIYLLRLRSLQIGDFIAIGQAVQGAQNAIKQLTHLLAAVYEDRLYLDDFFKFLELEFEERKAGESRAFPQPLNSGITFENVHFRYPDSNSYQLKNVSFQIEPGEKIAIVGENGSGKTTLVKCMLGLYPLEQGSIRYDGIPIEDFEVQELRKHFTVIFQDFVKYSFSVHDNISLGDVERDVDEERVTWASRTSGVHDFVEKFPNGYETPLGRFLAEGEDLSGGQWQKIALARAIYRDAPIIVLDEPTSALDPIAEMDIFGKFREVTESKTAFFISHRMAAAKMADRILVMKSGEVLEMGTHDELMRLQGEYYHMFTLQASWYERQNEIAEVV is encoded by the coding sequence ATGGCCCAGCGCAGACTACTTCAAGCATTTCTCTTCGTTTGGACGCAGGGAAAGTGGTGGTTGTTCCTCTCTGTACTATATGGCGTTTTGCAAGGGCTGTCGCCGATGGCTGCGATTTGGCTCACAAAGGAACTGATTAACACCATTGTAATGTTTCTAAACGACAATGAGGCAAGGTATGGTCTGGTTCTCATTTTCTTGATAGGACAGTTTTCTCTGGCGGTATTCACTTCGATGTTAAAGTACGTCCAAGAGTATACAGACTTTCGGATGGAGAATCACATGGGACATTATGTGCAGTTACTGATGACGAAAAGAGCAGCGGCAGTACCGTTCCATTATTATGACCTGCCAGCGTTTCATCATCACTATGAACGAATTCAGGGAAGCGGAAGCCGAATTCTCTCTCCGATAAAGAATGTCATGCAGGTGCTGACTGCAGTTATTACCTTGGTGTCGATGATGATCTATATGTTGTCGATTCATTGGTTATTAGCACTTTCGGTGATCGTAGTGGCTGTTCCGCAATTATATATACAGACGAAACTGGGTCACCAAAGATTTTGGTTGAATCGGCGGCAAACTCCGACAGCCCGGGAAGCAAATTATATCGCTCGCCTCTTTTCTGATCGGCAGAGCGCAAAAGAAATTCGGCTGTTTGGGTTAGTGGACCATTTGCTGAGACGCTGGTCATCGAGGTATCTCAAAAATGCCCGTGAACAGATGTCGTTATTGACAAAACAGCAAAAATCCAATCTTGGATTAGATGCCATGTCGGCGGCTTTCTATATCATTTCTGCACTATTAATTATCTACTTGTTGCGACTCCGCTCTTTGCAAATTGGCGATTTTATTGCCATTGGACAAGCGGTTCAGGGGGCACAGAATGCAATAAAACAATTGACCCATTTGTTGGCGGCTGTCTATGAAGATCGACTTTATCTCGATGACTTCTTCAAGTTTCTTGAACTTGAGTTTGAGGAAAGGAAGGCGGGTGAATCGCGTGCATTCCCTCAACCGCTAAACAGCGGGATTACTTTTGAAAATGTCCACTTCCGGTATCCCGATTCAAACAGTTATCAGTTGAAGAATGTGTCATTTCAAATCGAGCCGGGAGAAAAGATTGCAATCGTAGGCGAAAACGGATCCGGGAAAACAACGCTGGTGAAGTGTATGCTCGGCTTATATCCGTTGGAACAAGGCAGTATTCGATACGACGGAATACCGATTGAAGATTTTGAGGTCCAAGAGTTGCGTAAACATTTTACCGTCATCTTTCAGGACTTTGTGAAATATTCGTTTTCTGTGCACGACAACATCTCCTTAGGGGATGTAGAACGGGACGTGGATGAGGAAAGGGTGACATGGGCATCCCGAACGAGCGGCGTTCACGATTTCGTGGAGAAATTTCCGAATGGGTATGAGACGCCTTTGGGGCGCTTTTTAGCGGAGGGAGAAGATTTGTCAGGAGGACAATGGCAAAAAATTGCCTTAGCCCGTGCAATTTACAGAGATGCTCCAATCATAGTGCTCGATGAACCCACATCGGCCCTTGATCCAATAGCAGAGATGGACATTTTTGGTAAATTTCGCGAAGTGACCGAATCGAAAACCGCCTTTTTTATTTCACATCGCATGGCTGCTGCTAAGATGGCCGACCGAATTTTGGTAATGAAATCGGGGGAAGTTCTTGAGATGGGAACTCACGATGAACTCATGCGATTGCAAGGGGAGTACTATCACATGTTTACCTTGCAAGCTAGTTGGTATGAGCGGCAGAACGAAATTGCGGAGGTGGTATAA
- a CDS encoding redoxin domain-containing protein — MDSFLYISNAILWVFMIIQLAILVTFAKLVAKFLNRFHLSGRQAAMLSLQTGEKAPLFREKDQNNNMIKLSDYDGNKTLLIFKSDSCPVCKDLLDQLPALKEAAASTRIIVVAAEGDNVTHQDSANGIHFVRSNEVISNYFITKFPTVLVINEYGTILNIESVGHYEQVEQMLFGRTRHAS; from the coding sequence ATGGATTCCTTTTTGTACATCTCAAACGCTATATTGTGGGTGTTTATGATCATCCAGTTGGCGATTCTCGTCACTTTTGCGAAATTAGTGGCAAAATTCCTGAATCGGTTTCATCTGTCTGGGCGTCAAGCTGCGATGCTGTCTTTGCAAACAGGAGAGAAAGCTCCTTTATTTCGTGAAAAGGATCAGAATAACAATATGATTAAGTTGTCCGATTATGATGGAAACAAAACGCTGTTGATTTTTAAAAGTGATTCTTGCCCGGTCTGTAAGGACCTTTTGGACCAGCTTCCAGCATTGAAAGAAGCGGCTGCTTCCACGCGAATCATCGTGGTTGCAGCTGAAGGGGACAATGTCACGCACCAAGACTCTGCAAATGGAATTCATTTTGTGAGATCTAATGAGGTTATCAGCAATTATTTCATCACAAAATTCCCAACGGTTCTGGTAATCAACGAATATGGAACGATCCTGAACATTGAATCGGTTGGACATTATGAGCAGGTTGAACAAATGCTCTTTGGACGAACGAGACATGCGAGTTAG
- a CDS encoding ABC transporter permease subunit, with the protein MVRILQGLLVAVGILAGILLISNLDKGIDVISKTEIQVVLLPGGQLEHVVEAFPGTKITDAAAGYIAVPAGKKEVLERQIARHREVQLTLPVVTAPSFDLARYTKALQEQMKSYLDGDFGKIGFMSRPQPIPVTDSLPEMLKRSMSYLVPGLFLGITLGFLAALLAVWKPKAGKVLDTGQSFLMSLPDFFVVVLLQFLAIAINKLAGSPVIIIMQFVKQTPLLIPMLAISILPAALIYGTLRIAFEREWEEGYIKTAYAKGLSRPSVIFVHMMRNTMEDFLTIIPRAVSMALTSLVVVEVMTGIFGLGGYAVNQNIAYVTSLATTCAILAGFSLLVQGLFAILRSRVVVTTKEGA; encoded by the coding sequence ATGGTAAGGATTTTACAAGGGCTGCTGGTCGCAGTCGGCATCTTGGCCGGCATCCTGCTGATCAGCAACCTCGACAAAGGGATCGACGTGATCTCCAAGACGGAGATTCAGGTTGTCCTGCTCCCGGGCGGCCAGCTGGAACACGTGGTCGAAGCGTTCCCGGGCACCAAAATCACCGATGCAGCGGCCGGGTACATCGCCGTCCCTGCGGGGAAAAAAGAAGTGCTGGAGCGGCAGATCGCCCGCCACAGAGAGGTGCAGCTCACCTTGCCTGTGGTCACGGCGCCCTCCTTTGATTTGGCACGCTACACCAAAGCGTTGCAGGAGCAAATGAAGTCCTATCTCGACGGCGACTTCGGCAAGATCGGCTTCATGTCGCGCCCTCAGCCGATCCCGGTCACCGATTCGCTGCCGGAGATGCTCAAGCGCTCGATGTCCTATCTCGTGCCGGGCCTGTTCCTCGGCATCACGCTCGGCTTCCTTGCCGCGCTGCTCGCCGTCTGGAAGCCCAAGGCGGGCAAAGTGCTCGACACGGGGCAAAGTTTTTTGATGTCGCTGCCCGACTTTTTTGTGGTCGTGCTGCTGCAATTTCTGGCGATCGCGATCAACAAACTGGCCGGGTCGCCGGTGATCATCATCATGCAGTTCGTCAAGCAGACACCGCTGCTCATCCCGATGCTGGCGATCTCGATCCTGCCGGCGGCGCTGATCTACGGGACGCTGCGCATCGCTTTTGAACGCGAATGGGAAGAAGGCTACATCAAGACCGCCTATGCGAAAGGCCTGTCCCGCCCGTCGGTGATCTTCGTGCACATGATGCGCAACACGATGGAAGATTTCCTGACGATCATCCCGCGCGCCGTCTCCATGGCGCTGACTTCGCTTGTCGTCGTGGAAGTTATGACCGGCATCTTCGGTCTTGGCGGATATGCGGTCAACCAAAACATCGCCTATGTCACGTCGCTGGCGACGACCTGCGCGATTCTGGCCGGCTTCTCGCTGCTCGTGCAGGGACTGTTCGCCATCCTGCGCAGCCGCGTCGTCGTGACCACGAAGGAGGGAGCGTAA